In the genome of Saccharomonospora viridis DSM 43017, one region contains:
- a CDS encoding ABC transporter ATP-binding protein, which yields MDNTWSLLRGAMKSADAPSGLRKGTVRRVARFARPHWRRLLVFLLITVVTAVLAVTTPLLAGRVVDAIVDGRSVSTVVWLAVAIALIAVVDAGLGLAERWQSAHIGEGLILDLRKAVFEHVQRMPIAFFQRSRTGALVSRLNNDVIGAQRTFTATLSGLVTNVIQLVLSLAVMLTLSWQVTLLALVLLPMFVLPARRVGRRMATLQRESAELNAAMTNQMTERFSAPGATLVKLFGRPRVEVEEFGRRAGRVRDIGVRTAMLTRWFMTSLTLVSALAQALVYGLGGWLALTGRIDAGTVVALALLLTRLYTPLTALANARVDVMTALVSFERVFEILDLQPMITERRDPTPIPEGGVSVEFDDVRFAYPPADAFSLASLEEVSTLDDRGGEPVLHGVSFRAEPGQMVALVGPSGAGKSTIASLVARLYDVDSGAVRLSGVDVRDTSFAALRSTVGFVTQDGHLFHDTIRANLAYARPEATDAEIWEVLRRARLEDLVRSLPDGLDTVVGERGYRLSGGERQRLTIARLLLARPRVVVLDEATAHLDSESEAAVSEALADALQGRTALVIAHRLSTVRAADQILVIEDGRIVERGTHSELLAHGGRYAELHRTQFDLGERSAA from the coding sequence ATGGACAACACGTGGTCGCTGTTGCGAGGGGCGATGAAGTCGGCCGACGCCCCGAGTGGGCTGCGCAAGGGGACGGTACGCCGGGTGGCTCGTTTCGCCCGCCCGCACTGGCGGCGATTGCTCGTGTTCCTCCTGATCACGGTGGTCACGGCCGTGCTGGCCGTGACCACACCTCTGCTGGCAGGTCGGGTGGTCGACGCCATCGTCGACGGGCGTTCCGTCTCGACGGTGGTGTGGCTGGCCGTGGCCATCGCGCTGATCGCCGTGGTGGACGCCGGGCTCGGACTCGCGGAACGGTGGCAGTCCGCGCACATCGGTGAGGGGCTCATCCTGGATCTGCGCAAAGCGGTGTTCGAGCACGTCCAGCGCATGCCGATCGCGTTCTTCCAACGCAGCCGCACCGGTGCGTTGGTGAGCAGGCTCAACAACGACGTCATCGGCGCGCAGCGGACCTTCACGGCCACGCTCTCCGGCTTGGTCACGAACGTCATCCAGTTGGTGCTCTCACTCGCGGTGATGCTGACCCTGTCGTGGCAGGTCACCCTGCTGGCGCTCGTGCTGTTGCCGATGTTCGTGCTGCCCGCGCGGAGGGTGGGCAGGCGGATGGCCACCTTGCAACGTGAGTCGGCCGAGCTCAACGCCGCCATGACCAACCAGATGACCGAGCGGTTCTCCGCGCCGGGCGCCACGTTGGTGAAGTTGTTCGGCAGGCCGCGGGTCGAGGTCGAGGAGTTCGGCAGACGAGCGGGCCGCGTGCGGGACATCGGAGTGCGTACCGCCATGCTGACCCGCTGGTTCATGACCAGCCTCACCCTGGTGTCGGCGTTGGCGCAGGCTCTCGTCTACGGCCTCGGGGGATGGCTGGCGCTGACGGGACGGATCGATGCGGGGACGGTCGTCGCGCTGGCGTTGCTGCTCACCCGCCTCTACACGCCGCTGACGGCGTTGGCGAACGCACGGGTGGACGTCATGACGGCCCTGGTCTCGTTTGAGCGGGTGTTCGAGATCCTGGACCTGCAGCCGATGATCACCGAACGTCGCGATCCCACGCCGATTCCGGAGGGCGGGGTGTCGGTGGAGTTCGACGACGTACGGTTCGCCTATCCGCCGGCGGACGCCTTCTCCCTCGCCTCGCTCGAGGAAGTGTCCACTCTCGACGATCGAGGTGGGGAGCCGGTGCTGCACGGTGTGAGCTTCCGTGCCGAACCGGGGCAGATGGTGGCGCTCGTCGGGCCGTCCGGTGCGGGCAAGTCCACCATCGCCTCGCTGGTGGCACGGCTGTACGACGTGGATTCCGGTGCCGTGCGGTTGTCCGGCGTGGATGTGCGGGACACCTCGTTCGCGGCACTGCGCAGTACCGTGGGATTCGTCACGCAGGACGGGCACCTGTTCCACGACACCATTCGGGCCAATCTCGCCTACGCGCGGCCTGAGGCCACCGACGCCGAGATCTGGGAGGTGCTGCGGCGTGCCCGACTGGAGGACCTCGTCCGCTCGCTGCCCGACGGGCTGGACACCGTGGTGGGCGAACGCGGCTACCGGCTTTCCGGTGGGGAGCGGCAACGGCTGACGATCGCGCGGTTGTTGCTCGCCCGTCCGCGCGTGGTGGTACTGGACGAGGCCACTGCCCACCTGGACTCCGAGTCCGAGGCCGCGGTCTCGGAGGCGTTGGCCGACGCGTTGCAAGGACGCACGGCGTTGGTCATCGCTCATCGGCTGTCCACGGTGCGTGCGGCCGACCAGATCCTCGTGATCGAGGACGGGCGTATCGTCGAGCGCGGTACGCATTCCGAGTTGCTCGCCCACGGCGGCCGGTACGCCGAGCTGCACCGCACCCAGTTCGACCTCGGCGAACGGTCGGCGGCATGA
- a CDS encoding alpha/beta hydrolase, producing the protein MSREAAKRRPTLSTLPARTPEPRAVALVLHGGAEYGAEIVRPWRLAYLRMVPVAHAIWAAGSRLGLEVRILRNRVRGWNEPERHPVHDARWALETLRSERPGLPIALVGHSMGGRVALRVCADEAVRGVCAFAPWTPRDEPVESVTGRSVVIAHGALDRVTPPEDSYRYAERADAHAARLIRFEVTAENHALLRRPTLWNRLAAEFSMQVTGLVPPHGLLERAFARESPERWRLPL; encoded by the coding sequence ATGAGTCGGGAAGCAGCGAAGCGGCGCCCCACGCTGTCCACCCTGCCCGCGCGGACCCCGGAACCGAGGGCCGTGGCGCTTGTGTTGCACGGTGGTGCCGAGTACGGCGCCGAGATCGTCAGACCGTGGCGGTTGGCGTATCTGCGGATGGTGCCGGTGGCGCATGCGATCTGGGCGGCGGGGTCGCGGCTCGGCCTGGAGGTGCGGATACTGCGCAACCGCGTGCGAGGCTGGAACGAGCCCGAACGCCATCCGGTGCACGACGCCCGGTGGGCGCTGGAGACCCTCAGGTCTGAACGACCGGGCCTGCCGATCGCGCTGGTAGGCCATTCGATGGGGGGACGTGTGGCGCTGCGGGTGTGCGCCGACGAGGCGGTACGCGGCGTGTGTGCGTTCGCACCGTGGACGCCGCGCGACGAACCGGTCGAATCCGTGACCGGTCGGAGTGTGGTGATCGCCCACGGCGCGCTCGATCGGGTGACCCCGCCCGAGGATTCCTACCGATACGCCGAACGTGCCGACGCCCACGCCGCGCGGCTGATCCGCTTCGAGGTCACCGCGGAGAACCACGCGCTGCTGCGTAGGCCGACGTTGTGGAACAGGCTGGCCGCGGAGTTCTCGATGCAGGTCACGGGATTGGTTCCGCCACACGGCCTGTTGGAGCGCGCGTTCGCGCGAGAGTCACCCGAACGCTGGCGCCTGCCACTGTGA